One genomic region from Streptomyces sp. NBC_00457 encodes:
- a CDS encoding tyrosine-type recombinase/integrase, giving the protein MPRQLARGMGSFFKDCACAKPTRCPHPYTIRFRDALGKQREETGYGTQDDAIERLTQLYAEKKRTAPSVAEARRELGQQTVEEYAKQWRPRQRRMTEYSTGEHVDSSINVHIIPRLGSRKLNSVTPIVVERFLDELEADGVGRGNQVNIFRTLKAILRDAYGKGAMVDDPAKGVQEPEYVREKVVIPSLDYVGKALAVADELLALEIVMMAGCGLRNGEARAVNVNNIVADDVYRVHEQIHSNTHKPAKLKHRKAGEFREVPLPRSVREAMERYEEKHGTTKEGYLLRGPSGYYTEPMERRRVRKLFKNLSAKDGVGMYGFRHFFASNALGNGIPITDVAEWMGHKSIEETYRTYRHLMPGSITKAARILDAGLWQAA; this is encoded by the coding sequence AAGCAGCGCGAAGAGACCGGCTACGGCACACAGGACGACGCGATTGAACGCCTCACGCAGCTCTACGCGGAGAAGAAGCGCACGGCGCCATCCGTTGCCGAGGCCCGCCGAGAACTCGGCCAGCAGACGGTCGAGGAATACGCGAAGCAGTGGCGGCCCCGGCAGCGCCGGATGACGGAGTACTCCACGGGCGAGCACGTTGACAGCTCCATCAATGTGCACATCATTCCCCGGCTCGGGTCGCGGAAGCTGAACTCTGTCACGCCGATCGTGGTGGAGCGCTTCTTGGACGAGTTGGAGGCCGATGGGGTCGGTCGCGGCAACCAGGTGAACATATTCCGCACGCTGAAGGCGATCCTGCGGGACGCTTATGGCAAGGGAGCCATGGTGGATGACCCTGCAAAGGGCGTCCAAGAACCGGAGTACGTCCGGGAGAAGGTGGTCATCCCATCCCTCGACTACGTGGGGAAAGCGCTAGCTGTCGCTGATGAGCTTCTCGCGCTCGAGATCGTCATGATGGCAGGTTGTGGGTTGCGAAATGGCGAGGCCCGGGCGGTCAACGTCAACAACATCGTGGCGGACGATGTCTATAGAGTGCATGAGCAGATCCACTCCAACACGCACAAGCCGGCGAAGTTGAAGCACCGCAAGGCGGGTGAGTTCAGGGAGGTTCCTCTGCCGCGATCGGTCCGGGAAGCGATGGAGCGATACGAGGAGAAGCATGGGACCACGAAGGAGGGCTATCTGCTGCGTGGTCCCAGTGGGTACTACACGGAGCCAATGGAACGCCGTCGTGTGCGGAAGCTCTTCAAGAACCTTTCCGCGAAGGACGGTGTCGGCATGTACGGCTTTCGGCACTTTTTTGCCTCAAACGCGCTCGGGAACGGGATACCGATCACCGACGTCGCAGAATGGATGGGCCACAAGTCCATCGAGGAGACGTATCGCACCTACCGGCATCTGATGCCGGGCAGCATCACGAAGGCGGCCCGCATTCTGGATGCTGGTCTATGGCAAGCGGCTTGA